In Thalassophryne amazonica chromosome 13, fThaAma1.1, whole genome shotgun sequence, the sequence tctaaggcacacctgtgcactaatcatggtgtctaatcagcatcttgatatggaacACCTgtgagaaatgctcactatcacagatttagactggtttgtgaacaatatttgagggaaatggtgatattgtgcatgtggaaaaagttttagatctttgagttcatcacatacaaaatgggagcaaaaccaaaagtgttgcgtttatatttttgttgagtgtgtgtatatatatatatatatatatatatatatatatatatatatatatatatatatatatatatatttgggtcAGTTAGTTGCACTGTCACCTAAAAATATCTCTTATCTCTGTTGACAGGTGTCAAGGTGACATCCTCAGTTCAAGTGACCAAACTGCTGAAGCAGGCTGGAGAAAGGGTTGTTGTATTGTATGAGAGACCGGTGCGTCACCAAACATCCTCTTTGGGAAGTCTGGGACCTTTTCAGGAAGGCTTTGGGCAGCTAGAGGATACTGGTTTTATTTCCCAGCAAGGTGGCTATGAAGAAGATCCAGCACCCATAACCACTGTTTCTGACCTATCTGATGGCAAAGACATGGACTCAGAGTTTGAAGAGTTGAATGTTGACTCCAAACCTAATCAGACTAGTGGCCCTAACAACAGTACAACAAATTCCACTGACACAAAGAAGGATTCCTTGCTATCTGTAAACCAAAGCCCAAAAAGGACTGTGGCCAACTTGGCCTCAAAGCCTCTTGGTACCATATCACCAATCCTCAATCGGAAGTTAAACCTGGTGGGTCTTCAATCACCCCTGAAGCCCCAGCTGAAAGAGTCCCCAAAGCCCTCTCCACAGAAAACTAGTAACGAACCTGTTGAAAGTCTGCAACGCCCCACTGTCCCTCCCCCACCTCCTCCCGCTCGACCCCCTGTGCCACCAAGACCTCAAATCAGGCTGACATCCTCAGAACCCAGTCTTACAGATGGTGTGGATTCTTCTACAGCAAATGCTGCTGTTTCAACGACCACAAATTCCACTGTTGCACCTTCTGAAAAGTCTCCAGAAAAATCTCCTGTCATTGGTGCCAGTGAGGACAAGACCAGCACTGAAAAGATCAAAAAGGATGAGTCAAAGTTCTCGACAAAGGCAGTAGATGATGAGCTGCCAGCATCTTACACAGTGACCAGCACCAAGGCTGATCAGGCAAAGGACAAGGCCTCAGAGAGCCCCTGCACCACACGAGACAGTCTGGGGGATAATACTCTCTGGGAGTCTCCAGAAACCATGTTCCGTAATCGGACAGCATGCTGGTCCAaggcctctgtggtgtttgaggtGGAGAGCAACCATAAGTACCTTAATGTGGCCCTGTGGTGCAGAGATCCCTTTAAGGTGGGTGACTTGTTATGCCTCGGTCACATTAGCCTCCAGCTAGAACATGTAGCCTTGGAATCTATggccacatcatcagcagagtacCAGAGCACCTTTAGGCTGAGGCCTCCAGAACCGAGAGCTAATGTCAGCCGTACTGCTCTACGTAACCTCAGTGCCCACAAGGGCTTCAATGAGAAACTGTGCTACGGTGATGTCACACTGAACTTCTGCTACTTGGCAGATGGTGAGTTGGAGTGTCCAGGGGTACTGTCAGAAAAGGAGCGAGAAGGAAGTCTCCATGATGAGGAcataagagagaaagagaaggaGCACATGCCCGAAGCATCACGTGACGACTTGGCCTATGGGGCCATGCAGCTGACGGAGGTTCGTCACAACTTCCAGGACACACAGTTCCAGAATCCCACCTGGTGTGAATATTGCAAAAAGAAAGTTTGGACCAAAGCAGCATCTCAATGTATCATCTGCGCTTATGTTTGCCACAAGAAATGTCAGGACAAGTGTCTCACAGaaagtcctttctgtgtggcagcCTCTGAACGCCGTGGTGCTGACCCTGAAGCCAAATCGACCATAAACCGGGCCACAACTGGCTTAACACGACATATCATCAACACAAGCTCCCGCCTGCTTAACCTCCGGCAAGTTCCTAAGACGCGACTGGTTGAGCAGGTGGTGGATGCTTTGCCTGGAGCAGCGGAGCCTTCACCCAAGCAGACGCCCAACACCTCGGACAACGAGAGCAGTGATACTGAGACCTACACCAGTGGTCCAAGCCCCTCAAAACAAGTCACTGGCAGCAGTTGCGGCAGTAAGCTTGCACGTAAGGAAAGTGGGCTAGACGACAGCGTGTTCATTGCAGTCAAGGAGATCGGCCGCGACTTGTACCGCGGGCTACCCACAGACGAACGTTCTCAGAAACTAGAGCTGATGCTGGACAAGCTGCAGCAGGAAATTGACCAAGAGCTGGAGCACAATAACGCTCTTCTGCTGGAGGAGAGGGAGACAGGAGATGCCCGGCGCAAAGCCCTGATTGCTGCTGCCCTGTCCAAGTCGGGCGAGAGACTCCAGGCCCTCACGCTGCTAATGATCCACTACCGTGCAGGCATTGAGGACCTGGAGTCAGTGGAGAGCACATCTCCTTCAGACCAGCAAGGCCTCAAGGCCAAAGGAGAAGGTCTGGAGGAGGAGTCCCTGATGGGGAGCGAGGTCTATGACAGTGACGCATGCAGTCCTGTGGAGGTGCCGTTGCTGGATGACATTACTGAGGAACAGATCTGTGTGGAGGCACTTCACTAAGATTACAAGAGAGAGAGACGAGGAAGTTAGGatttgggttaaaaaaaaataacaggcaATTTTAAAATATCTGGGCTCTTGGTGTCCCATGTTTGAGTCCCACTTTTTAGAACTGGCAACTTAAAGAATTTCCCTCTACGGACACGTAATAAACTGGTTATTGATgttttgatttgcacaacatgatgcCTTTTCTGTGCTTTTGGTTTTTAAAGGGAAGCCTGAACGCTGCACTGTACTCTGCCCCGGTCGTGCTGCATGGATGTATTCTGGTTTTCATTTGTTTCTGAGGCTTCAAAATGTCCCCAAAAGCATTAGGTCAGTTTGCTTTCTGATACTGTTGTCTGTAACTGCTTGCATACAAGAATTTAAGCATTTGCCAGTGAAATCAAACCTTAATTCATCTTAATTTTGAAGCGTTTATTTGTCATGTTTGTTGTGAGGTAAAAACACATTTCCCACAGTGGAACGTTTATAGTCTGAAGCCAGTCCTGCATATCTTTTGTTTTGTGCACTTTTTTAATTGCAGTATTGTATATTTGACTTTATTCCTTATCACACAGCTCTTTGCAGTTATTAGCAGAAGAATATGtttggtttttaattgtttgcatttctgtttttttttttgttttgttttttatcttgGAGCAGCTTAAGTAGAAGCAACAAGTGTCAGTTGTCCCTGTATCATCTTGTTAACCAGTTTTTGATTATATCATGAACAGTCTCATTCACACTGGTTCTGATCGCTATCATCTCTCCTCTCATTgctcatttttccacatttttatgaaTTTTAATGTTGGGCTGGTTGTTACTTCCTCTGCTTGAATGCTGaatgaatgccccccccccccctcttagCAGTTatgttatttgtgtgtgtgtgtgtgtgtgtgtgtgtgtgtgtgtgtgtgtgtgtgtgtgtgtcaggcacTACTGATGATTCTGATGTGGGTATTTGTGTACGTAACCTGCTGTGCTAAgttcctttttgtttttcttctgtctgtcttttatgCATATTGAGCCACCTTACTGTGGTCCTGGTTTTACACTTATGGTGAGCTATCggtaaaaatggctgtaaacatgtttatttatcaGATGTTGAAACCTTCCAGACTCTGTTTCGGTGATGATGCTGTGTTTTCTTCGTCCCTGTGATTTTGTTGCCATGTCAAATATTTACAGCACAAACTCCTTTGGTAACTTTCTGTAGGTACCATCAGCTTCGGGTCCCAGTCCCCTAGAACTGCATCAAAGGAGATCTGAAGGTCCTAGTCCACTTTAAAAGACcatcctgtcttttttttttatgtttactttCAAGCTGTACAATTCGCACACTAAATTACATGCAAGTATTTTCCAAAATATACAACTGGAATGGAAAATTACTGCCATTATTTTTAGTTAATTCTGATATTTAGATCAACTTGGTGATACTTTAAATCTGTTCCATCATTTTAATTAATCTGTCAATTTAGTAAATTTAGtgttttagtgttataaaagtgtGGGTGTTCTGAACAAGTTTTCTGGTGATGTGTTCAGGTGTGTTGGTCTAAATCAGTCTGCTGTACGTTAATTATTTTCACAACATGAACAAGAAGAAatgttcaatctatattcaacaaaaatataaatacaacactttttattccCATTCATCATTTATTGAAgtaaaatatagattttttttttttctgttcaatcGTTATTTCTCTCAAAGTTTGTTCACACATTTGTTGATCTGTTCTCGTTGATTTGTGATCTGTTACACAGATAATCCTTTCACCTCGCTGGTGTTAgacaccaagatgctgattaaacagcacaattattgcacagtacAGTTTTATCAAATAACACAATGCCGCAGAAATATCCACCAGAGCTGTTCATAAACTGCAAGTGCGTTTCACTACTGTAAGCATTTCTGCGACTTTGGCATGATGTCcaactatttttttattttattttattttattttttgcactgaAATGATAAATATGGGTAAAATGAACAGTGGATGAATGATTCATTGACTGACTTTTTCAGTACTGAGTTGATTTTCAAAAAGTACCAGAATTAACTAGAACTGTCTGCACATCAGAAAACAAACTTTAAATCTGCCGTTATGTTGTATGTTTTGTAGCGTGTTTAGAATAATTTTGATAGTCACATTGCAAAGAAAACTTTAAGTTCTGTTATTGTTAGAATAGTATGTTAAAgtttatatttcaaatgtttttatGAGCCATCTTGATCCCGTGAATCCAAACATGATCTGCTGATTGACGATCCACGGCCACGGGGTGCTCATGGAGCGAGATCCTGAGTTGGAGGTTTTTATTGGCTAGAATTGCTCCATTTGATTTGCGTCTGAATGCCTGGTGGTCAGAACCAGCTTCAGAGACTTCGTGCTCGTGCCATCACGTCCATAGCCAGACAGGTGAAGACCCCCGTCCCTGTTTAGTCTCCACTGTGACTTTAGTTTGGATCAGATGACTACTAACTACAGTGAATGGAAGTAAAACAGTCTGTATTGATTATTCACCAGTATGTTTACTGGCTGCTTCGCAGCAGTCACTCACTGTATCTGCAGATTATTTTTCTCTTTATTTTGGTGCAATATTTTTGTAATGAGGTGGAGCTGCATCTGCTTCCTGGTGTTTTTCAGTCTGTGTGTCGATGTAAACTGAGGTTTTGTGGGACCAATGAGAAGCTGAGAGCACGAGATCGTTACCTCTCTCGTCTTTGGGCGGGAGACTCTGCTTTTTGTCACATTGTGCCCTCCCTCAGAACCCTGTCCTTGCCCGGCCTGTGGCACAGCTCGCTCAGACACCTCCAGTAGGTAGAGGTGTTTTGTTTGATGTACACACTTTTAGAGACAGCTGATGCATCCAAGCTTTATTGTATATAAGTGAAATAAAGGAGCTCAATTCAGTTGACTTGGTTTGTGTTTTTGGCTTCACGTCACGCAGTTGGTCCAACACGATCACGTTGTCTGGTTCTGTTCAATCTGGATGTCTTAATAATGTTTCTCACCACACacacaatatgcattttcaattgTAAGCAGCTGACTTAAAAACAAGGTGAATATTTGCATCAGTCTGCTTTTTGATAAACTGTGTCCGACTGCCGTTGAACATGTTGACATGCATATGAATAAACCGGTCTGTCATAGCCCCAACCCATCTGTTGATCAGATCCGGAGTCCAGTGGGCACTGTACCAGACCAATTATGGTGAAGGAAGACTTGAGCCAGAAGATGAGACTTGATTTTCTGTCCTATCAGCTGTGGTCATGAACGgtgggtaatgaccgaaagaacaaggtcacTGATGCAAGCAGCTGAAACGAGATTCGTTTGTCAGGTATCTGGGTTTACCCTcaggggtgagaagcttgactatccgggtgggactcagagtagagccacggcTTCTTCGTATTGAAAGTAGTCAGCTAAGGTTGTCTGGGCATCTGCTGAGGATGTCCCCTGGTCATCCCCTGATggacgtcttccaggcacgtcctgcTGTGATAAAGGCCCAGGTCatgttggagggattatatttcccagatgggaaTGTCTCAGATCCTGCATTGAGAGTTAGAGGGTTTGGccgaggacagggaagtgtgaaGGTGAGCTGTTCGGCCCATACTCTGAtaaccggtgttgcagactgaagtcCCCCCCTTAAAGTCAGTCCGCCTTGCTTCACTGCACatggtcattttggaccacagcagtgcGTGGtccaaaacctttcagctttctagccAGCCATAAATGTATTTCTTAGACATATGCTtttaccattttctttgctgataaaatgttgcatatttttttgggacacagcacataaaaacagaacatgtctccTCCCCACTAGGTCTTaaatgccactttaaataaataagtctttaactttgattttaaaaaaaatgctacatCAGGAATAGTGCGTAAATtgagaggtagcttgttccacactctggggccagctaccgcaaaagcatgatGACCAcagtgtttatatcttgacctcggaacatctaattaaagctggccagacaccctaatgtcctactgtaagtgcacaaagttaaaaggaggtgcaaggccatagatagctttaaaagcaaacattaaaatcaattctaaaatgaatggaagccagtggagtgaataCAAGACGGGCTTAATATGCTCacttgtttgttaaaagacgagcagcagcattctgcaccaattggagacatacaagagaagactgattaatgccagaataaagtgcattacaataatcaactctggagctgatgaaagcatgaatgaccgtgacaagatcacg encodes:
- the pdzd8 gene encoding PDZ domain-containing protein 8, which translates into the protein MIYLVVISALSGALVTLVVQLLLIYRRSAEPVGRTVQYVRVLPGDALRDYFNHSQPVDATQQQQEARQEAATAGGSPKQPPPSFHGEPETCHFLNAIFLFLFRELRDTPVVRHWLTKKIKVEFEELLQTKTAGRLLEGLSLRDISLGNSLPVFKTAMLRKPVHLNEDGMPEELNFEVDIEYSGGFHLAIDVELVFGKSAYLFVKMRRVLGRLRLQFTRMPFSHWSFAFLEDPLVDFEVRSQFEGRPLPQLTSIIVNQLKRVIKKKHTLPNYKIRYKPFFPFQVLPQPGTECDVDLSVRDCRLVEGRLKVTLIECSRLFILGSYDRETYVHCTLELSSHEWKEKTRSSIKKSHQHLAVHCSVSHQHPGAGGYLTSWHRDQAFTNYSMYSDLMGQYSRLFILGSYDRETYVHCTLELSSHEWKEKTRSSIKKTEIIKGPCGSVGMTVRQIPTSEGDAVHVSIETVNPNFPAALADLQRGDRLIAIGGVKVTSSVQVTKLLKQAGERVVVLYERPVRHQTSSLGSLGPFQEGFGQLEDTGFISQQGGYEEDPAPITTVSDLSDGKDMDSEFEELNVDSKPNQTSGPNNSTTNSTDTKKDSLLSVNQSPKRTVANLASKPLGTISPILNRKLNLVGLQSPLKPQLKESPKPSPQKTSNEPVESLQRPTVPPPPPPARPPVPPRPQIRLTSSEPSLTDGVDSSTANAAVSTTTNSTVAPSEKSPEKSPVIGASEDKTSTEKIKKDESKFSTKAVDDELPASYTVTSTKADQAKDKASESPCTTRDSLGDNTLWESPETMFRNRTACWSKASVVFEVESNHKYLNVALWCRDPFKVGDLLCLGHISLQLEHVALESMATSSAEYQSTFRLRPPEPRANVSRTALRNLSAHKGFNEKLCYGDVTLNFCYLADGELECPGVLSEKEREGSLHDEDIREKEKEHMPEASRDDLAYGAMQLTEVRHNFQDTQFQNPTWCEYCKKKVWTKAASQCIICAYVCHKKCQDKCLTESPFCVAASERRGADPEAKSTINRATTGLTRHIINTSSRLLNLRQVPKTRLVEQVVDALPGAAEPSPKQTPNTSDNESSDTETYTSGPSPSKQVTGSSCGSKLARKESGLDDSVFIAVKEIGRDLYRGLPTDERSQKLELMLDKLQQEIDQELEHNNALLLEERETGDARRKALIAAALSKSGERLQALTLLMIHYRAGIEDLESVESTSPSDQQGLKAKGEGLEEESLMGSEVYDSDACSPVEVPLLDDITEEQICVEALH